The Pyxidicoccus xibeiensis genome includes a window with the following:
- the cglE gene encoding adventurous gliding motility protein CglE — MKALAPLALCAVFVLPMVASAQQPTPANTGDRPAVTFDEIERGLYFAVLGGPLFVTNPPAPEGTPRPFSAGPMAQVEVGVDLSERLSVGLFIMGSSIRTSADYVGNSGGAVSGDFSSMVPGAVLRARVYGLADSQEVKRTWFYVRAGAGYAMFSPKRLLPESDILVFAGPGVEYYTRLRHFSVGLEVTGNYLVSGGSLGFAVAPNIRYAF; from the coding sequence ATGAAAGCCCTCGCCCCCCTTGCCCTGTGCGCCGTGTTCGTCCTCCCCATGGTCGCGAGCGCTCAGCAGCCCACCCCCGCCAACACCGGGGACCGCCCCGCAGTCACGTTCGATGAAATCGAGCGGGGCCTGTACTTCGCCGTACTGGGTGGCCCGCTGTTCGTCACCAACCCGCCGGCCCCCGAGGGCACGCCGCGGCCGTTCTCCGCCGGCCCCATGGCGCAGGTCGAGGTGGGCGTGGACCTGAGCGAGCGCCTGTCCGTGGGCCTGTTCATCATGGGCTCCAGCATCCGCACGAGCGCCGACTACGTGGGCAACTCAGGCGGCGCGGTGTCCGGTGACTTCTCGTCGATGGTCCCCGGCGCGGTGCTGCGCGCCCGGGTGTACGGCCTGGCCGACAGCCAGGAAGTGAAGCGCACGTGGTTCTACGTCCGCGCTGGCGCGGGTTATGCGATGTTCTCGCCGAAGCGTCTCCTCCCCGAATCCGACATTCTTGTGTTTGCCGGGCCCGGAGTGGAGTACTACACAAGGCTGCGCCACTTTTCCGTGGGGCTCGAGGTGACGGGGAACTACCTCGTTTCCGGAGGCTCGCTCGGGTTCGCGGTGGCGCCGAACATTCGCTACGCGTTCTAG
- a CDS encoding DEAD/DEAH box helicase: MDFAAERGPLQAIVRSLRPMRLKSLDDLDLNTKGRLITTMLRVQRQPKPPAPDAAAPAEAAAPAEDAAPAEAPAEAAPTEGAPAEGAEPTEGAAPAEGAAPAAPAAPAVDPAKEKFDAWTEVMFLVGQVWRAAGDRERAETAFTASGRQPGPEVEEPAAAPREERQARGDRPERGPRPERGARPERGERGDRPERGPRPERGPRPERGERPERGPRPERGERPPMPELTGTWEEQAKQLEGMGRTRDAARMYERNSSFAEAARLFEAGGDLKSALRNALSGGNNDVARRLVGTLPPDQLAPTLEKAGAYELLMEHYVGKGDFENVARLYERARQFDQAALAYERAGKLTLARKSYERSRDMASANRIRGLEVKGLVERGDRLGAATLLVAVGQRREAVEVLSPLPPPKAFHFMQRLKLEDEAKELAQRELARAEAEQKPAGRARWLELLGDTAAAAEAWEGAGRKDKALPLHEKLGNVARAAQLAEELQQREKAVALYTQLGDTAGLERANALPETPTVAPAPADPADAEGGEGGETPPNAPSAG; this comes from the coding sequence ATGGACTTCGCCGCCGAGCGGGGGCCGCTGCAGGCCATCGTCCGCTCGCTGCGTCCCATGCGCCTGAAGTCCCTGGATGACCTGGACCTGAACACCAAGGGTCGCCTCATCACCACGATGCTGCGCGTGCAGCGGCAGCCCAAGCCGCCCGCGCCCGACGCCGCTGCTCCCGCCGAGGCTGCTGCTCCGGCGGAGGACGCTGCGCCCGCGGAGGCTCCGGCCGAGGCTGCTCCGACGGAAGGTGCTCCGGCGGAGGGTGCCGAGCCGACGGAAGGCGCGGCCCCGGCCGAGGGTGCTGCTCCGGCGGCTCCCGCGGCTCCGGCCGTGGACCCCGCGAAGGAGAAGTTCGACGCCTGGACGGAGGTCATGTTCCTGGTGGGCCAGGTCTGGCGCGCGGCGGGCGACCGCGAGCGCGCTGAGACGGCCTTCACCGCCAGCGGCCGCCAGCCGGGTCCTGAAGTCGAGGAGCCCGCGGCGGCTCCGAGGGAGGAGCGCCAGGCGCGGGGTGACCGTCCCGAGCGGGGCCCGCGTCCCGAGCGTGGGGCGCGTCCCGAGCGCGGTGAGCGTGGCGACCGTCCCGAGCGGGGCCCTCGTCCGGAGCGTGGCCCGCGTCCCGAGCGCGGTGAGCGCCCGGAGCGGGGCCCCCGTCCCGAGCGGGGCGAGCGTCCGCCGATGCCCGAGCTGACGGGCACCTGGGAGGAGCAGGCGAAGCAGCTCGAGGGCATGGGCCGCACGCGTGACGCGGCCCGGATGTACGAGCGCAACAGCAGCTTCGCGGAGGCCGCGCGCCTGTTCGAGGCGGGCGGAGACCTCAAGAGCGCCCTGCGCAACGCCCTGTCCGGTGGCAACAACGACGTGGCCCGCCGGCTGGTGGGCACGCTGCCCCCGGACCAGCTCGCGCCCACGCTGGAGAAGGCCGGCGCCTACGAGCTCCTCATGGAGCACTACGTGGGCAAGGGCGACTTCGAGAACGTCGCCCGGCTGTACGAGCGTGCCCGCCAGTTCGACCAGGCGGCGCTCGCGTACGAGCGTGCCGGCAAGCTCACCCTGGCGCGCAAGTCGTACGAGCGCTCCCGGGACATGGCCAGCGCCAACCGCATCCGCGGCCTGGAGGTCAAAGGCCTGGTGGAGCGCGGGGACCGGCTCGGTGCCGCCACCCTGCTGGTGGCGGTGGGCCAGCGCCGCGAGGCCGTGGAGGTGCTCAGCCCGCTGCCTCCGCCCAAGGCCTTCCACTTCATGCAGCGCCTGAAGCTGGAGGACGAGGCGAAGGAGCTGGCCCAGCGTGAGCTGGCCCGCGCCGAGGCGGAGCAGAAGCCGGCCGGCCGTGCCCGGTGGCTGGAGCTGCTCGGCGACACCGCCGCCGCGGCGGAGGCGTGGGAGGGTGCCGGCCGCAAGGACAAGGCGCTCCCGCTGCACGAGAAGCTCGGCAACGTGGCTCGCGCCGCCCAGCTCGCGGAGGAGCTGCAGCAGCGCGAGAAGGCCGTCGCCCTCTACACCCAGCTCGGCGACACCGCCGGCCTGGAGCGGGCGAACGCCCTGCCGGAGACGCCCACCGTGGCGCCGGCCCCGGCAGACCCGGCCGACGCGGAGGGTGGCGAGGGTGGCGAGACGCCTCCGAACGCTCCCTCGGCTGGGTAG
- the cglF gene encoding adventurous gliding motility protein CglF, giving the protein MRKALMLCAMFSVAPALAQDDAAKSEGGGGGGEGNVRYSKTTNIDFEDDTIEGDLTKPDGEYIEARDKVKHSNLIRIREDFEDKVMQSVGEL; this is encoded by the coding sequence ATGCGGAAGGCGCTGATGCTGTGCGCGATGTTCTCGGTGGCTCCGGCCCTTGCCCAGGACGACGCGGCGAAGTCGGAGGGCGGTGGTGGGGGCGGGGAGGGCAATGTGCGCTACTCCAAGACGACCAACATCGACTTCGAGGACGACACCATCGAGGGTGACCTCACGAAGCCGGACGGCGAGTACATCGAAGCCCGCGACAAGGTGAAGCACTCGAACCTCATCCGCATCCGCGAGGACTTCGAGGACAAGGTGATGCAGTCCGTGGGGGAGCTGTAG
- the gltG gene encoding adventurous gliding motility protein GltG encodes MAVPLTLKVFKGDSLVASKDYERDIIKIGRLSSAHLCLEDEKVSRIHSVIEVATDGAMSIIDMGSVEGTYVNGKRVNKGQLSFGDEIRVGGTTIRLENPAAVAAVNLAVAVAGTDETTDKNPVLGASSPAAGLAQAAGAMTPPADAVAEGALDASFAATQQNAVAPAAEPAVAAPVEAAPRVRTVRKTKSNGPQGVGLRFAWGDQRVGEFFIPPGAKRSFTVGSTAGVDFIMGDSRLGAPKFEVLRADGQAYSVRFTGKMKGELHRKGETRDLKAVIESGKASHEGDAYTLTLEADDFFWVDLGGVSLEVAFQPVPKRVVAPLGETLDYTALNIFLVMFFLATAFVITALNRTGEGDEYSDELSANQARIAKLIIKPPETQKNKFLERLNQQKEAKKSGEMAAKSRGDEGQMGKKDSPKTNNRTAPKGDPNKKDEARALTAKIFGGGKGGISTVFGKAGLGGDLKNAMGNMFGAKAGDSGGFGGLGLRGSGGGGGGTGDTVGIGGIGTKGRGGGTGAYGNGVGVLGGKQSVDVGITSSDPEVMGSLDKELIRKVIHMNRGQIRYCYESLLNRFPKLGGKVAVKFVITATGSVATSSVAQSTAGNADLETCVAGRVRTWKFPEPKGGGVVVVTYPFIFKQAGE; translated from the coding sequence ATGGCCGTTCCCCTGACACTCAAGGTCTTCAAGGGCGACTCGCTGGTCGCCTCAAAGGACTACGAGCGCGACATCATCAAGATTGGTCGTCTCTCTTCCGCGCACCTGTGCCTGGAGGACGAGAAGGTCAGTCGGATCCACTCCGTCATCGAAGTCGCCACCGACGGCGCCATGTCCATCATCGACATGGGCAGCGTCGAGGGCACGTACGTCAACGGCAAGCGGGTCAACAAGGGACAGCTGTCCTTTGGTGACGAGATCCGCGTGGGTGGCACCACCATCCGCCTGGAGAACCCGGCCGCGGTGGCCGCGGTGAACCTGGCCGTCGCCGTCGCCGGTACGGACGAGACGACGGACAAGAACCCGGTGCTGGGCGCTTCTTCGCCCGCGGCCGGGCTGGCGCAGGCCGCGGGGGCCATGACGCCTCCCGCCGATGCCGTGGCCGAGGGCGCGCTGGACGCGTCGTTCGCCGCCACCCAGCAGAACGCGGTGGCGCCCGCCGCCGAGCCGGCCGTGGCCGCTCCGGTGGAGGCCGCGCCGCGCGTGCGCACGGTGCGCAAGACGAAGTCCAACGGGCCGCAGGGCGTGGGCCTGCGCTTCGCGTGGGGTGACCAGCGCGTGGGCGAGTTCTTCATCCCTCCCGGGGCGAAGCGCTCGTTCACCGTGGGCAGCACCGCGGGCGTGGACTTCATCATGGGCGACTCGCGGCTGGGCGCGCCGAAGTTCGAGGTGCTGCGCGCCGACGGGCAGGCCTACTCCGTGCGCTTCACGGGGAAGATGAAGGGCGAGCTGCACCGCAAGGGCGAGACGCGGGACCTCAAGGCGGTCATCGAGTCCGGCAAGGCCTCGCACGAGGGTGACGCGTACACGCTGACGCTGGAGGCCGACGACTTCTTCTGGGTCGACCTGGGCGGCGTCTCGCTGGAGGTCGCCTTCCAGCCCGTGCCCAAGCGCGTCGTGGCGCCGCTGGGCGAGACGCTGGACTACACGGCGCTCAACATCTTCCTGGTGATGTTCTTCCTGGCGACCGCGTTCGTCATCACCGCGCTCAACCGCACGGGTGAGGGCGACGAGTACTCGGACGAGCTGTCCGCCAACCAGGCCCGCATCGCCAAGCTCATCATCAAGCCGCCGGAGACGCAGAAGAACAAGTTCCTCGAGCGCCTCAACCAGCAGAAGGAGGCGAAGAAGAGCGGCGAGATGGCGGCCAAGAGCCGCGGTGACGAGGGTCAGATGGGCAAGAAGGATTCGCCCAAGACCAACAACCGCACCGCGCCCAAGGGCGACCCGAACAAGAAGGACGAGGCCCGCGCGCTGACCGCGAAGATCTTCGGCGGCGGCAAGGGCGGCATCTCCACCGTCTTCGGCAAGGCCGGCCTGGGCGGCGACCTGAAGAACGCCATGGGCAACATGTTCGGCGCCAAGGCGGGTGACTCTGGCGGCTTCGGCGGCCTGGGCCTGCGTGGCTCCGGCGGTGGCGGCGGCGGCACGGGTGACACCGTCGGCATCGGCGGCATCGGCACCAAGGGCCGTGGCGGCGGCACCGGCGCCTACGGCAATGGCGTGGGCGTGCTCGGCGGCAAGCAGAGCGTCGACGTCGGCATCACCTCGTCGGACCCGGAGGTCATGGGCTCGCTGGACAAGGAGCTCATCCGCAAGGTCATCCACATGAACCGCGGGCAGATCCGCTACTGCTACGAGAGCCTGCTCAACCGCTTCCCGAAGCTGGGAGGCAAGGTGGCGGTGAAGTTCGTCATCACCGCGACGGGCTCCGTGGCGACGTCCTCGGTGGCCCAGTCCACCGCGGGCAACGCGGACCTGGAGACGTGCGTGGCGGGCCGTGTGCGCACCTGGAAGTTCCCCGAGCCCAAGGGTGGTGGCGTGGTCGTCGTCACCTATCCGTTCATCTTCAAGCAGGCCGGCGAGTAA